The sequence GTTTGAAGCAATTACCCGATCCTCCGATGGTCATATTCACACGGGGTACTTTGGATGCTATGGCAGGACCAAAGTTGGCTATCGTCGGTACGCGATCGCCGGATAATGCGGCGCGAAGCTATGCAGAAACTCTTGCATTCAGGCTCGCACAAGCCGACAATGTTATCGTTAGTGGGTTCGCGGCAGGGATTGACAAAGCAGCTCATTTTGGAACGATGAAAGCGAAAGGAAGAACTATCGCTGTGCTTGGCAGTAATTTGGATGCTGTTAGAATGCCAAGTTCTTCGCCGGATGTTGATGAGCTTCGCAATTACACTATGAAACATGGTCTTTTCATCACTGAACAAACGCAGTTATGGTGTAACCAATCACGTAACGCTGTTGTTGCAGCTCTGATGGCAAGGAATCGCATCATTGCGGCTCTTGCCGATGCGACAATTGTTATTGCATCGAGTGGTTCAGGTGGAGCCCTTCATACAGCCGAACGTGCTCGACGCCTTGGCAAGCGTGTTTGGATTGTTGATTGGCGTGATAATCGTTATCTTGGGAACCTGAAATTACTATTAGGCGGTGCTGGATCACTGCCTGATGAGCCGAATGAAGCGGCTGAAGTCATCATTAACGCTTCACGTAGTGCGTATTCAGGGTAGCTTTGTCCTGATCAAAGACGGTGTGTAATGCGCACTAAGTCATACGCTAATGGAAGCTCATCGGATCGATAGGTTTACCGTTCTTTCGGACTTCGAAATGGAGGTGGGGGCCAGTTGAATAGCCAGTCGAGCCGACATACGCCACAACTTGACCACTTTTGACGGATTGGCCATCGCTTACACTTAACGATGAGCAATGACCATAAAGGGTACTGATACTGCTACCGTGATCGATAATCACCACATTGCCATATCCCCCCATACTTCTAGCGGCAATCACAATGCCATCAGCGGCAGCATGAATTGGTGTGCCGTATCCCATGCTGTAGTCGGTTCCAGTGTGCATTTTGTAAACATGGGCAATCGGGTGCACACGCATGCCATAGCTCGATGAAATTCGCGCCTGGGGATACTGAAGGCTGCCATGCCAACGGACTTGGGCACGATTTTTAAATGCTGGAGTTTTATAAAGCGCTTGAATACTCTGCTCGATTTGTTGGGATTGGGCTGCCAACTCATCAAGCTGTTCTTTGAGCAACTGCTCGTCATTTTCAACCTGCTTTAAGATTTTGGACTTTTCATCCATCGTGTTATATAAAACAGTGGCTTCGGCCTTTTGAGTATTTTCCAGGCGTGAAACTTCTTTTACAACACCATCCTGTACCAACTTATCTGCTGCAAGCTGGTTTTTCATTTCCCTGACTTCTTTATATAGCTTGTTATCCTGTGCTGAAATACGTTGAATGGCATCGCCGCGACTCATCAGATCACGCATCGAGCGCGAACCTAATATCACGCTAACAGTCTCAACTCTGCCCTCAACAAATCCTGCATGTATTCGTTTTGCTAATAGAGTGCGGCGCAAGGCGAGTTTGTCCTTGGTTATCTGGAGTCGATTCGCGATTGCTAACTGCATATCACGAGATGAATCGAGTTGGTCTTGAGTTCGCTGCAAGCTTGTTTGAGCCACATTAAGCTGGCCTTCGATTAGCTGCAAACGGGCGCTTACTTCTGCTTTCTCAAGTTTCTTCACTTTGAGTTTAATCCGCACATTCTTGATGCGGTTCTCTACTACCTGAAGCTTTTTCGTGAGCTGCTGGTGCTTTTTAGGGTTAGTCGGTGTGCGTTTGGTGCGCTTCTTCGCATCCAAGCCGACACTTGATGTTAGGAGTAAAACCACAACGATAAAAAGCCATCCGCAGCGTTTCAAATAGTCATCTCCTATACTCTCAAGAACCGATGCACAGCCAAGATACCGCAGACACAACCTGCTAGCCCTCCGCAAAGGCTAAGACCACCTAGCACTACCCATAATTGTTTAGCTGTCAATACCAAATGGATACCGGGGATGTTGAGATTATTGACTACTTCAGGAATGGGCTGAACTACTGCCCAAAGGATAAGTGATGCGATGATGCCGCCAAGAACCCCTTGGTAAACTGCTTCAAGAACGAAGGGTATTCGAATCGTGGATGCCGATGCGCCAACTAATTGCATGACCATGATTTCACGACGCCTTGCGACCACCGTCAATCTGATCGCATTATAGATTAACAACATCGCAACCAGCATCAAAGCGGTGCTCACTGCTGCGCCTGTGACACGAACAATTTGGATAATTCTAAGGACAGTACGCTGCTCTTTTTGAAGATATTGAACCTTTTCTACGCCTGGCATTCGCTTGATAGCAGCAGCAATGACATCCGACCGATTCAACTTTGAAACTTTAAAGGAAAAGGTATCCGTCAAAGGGTTGGGAATATCACTGAGATCGCCCATCTTCTCTTTGTTTTCAACCTGAAACTTCGTCCAATTCTGGTCTTTGGTCTGATACCCAATTGTATTCACATCATGAATCGCCCTGATACGGCTTTCAGTAGCGGATATGTTCTCTGGGCTTGCATCGGTATTCATGTAAACAACTACATCAAAGATTTCCGGCCAAGTCGATGTAAAGTTATTGAGGCCATAAGCAAACCAAGTAAAGGCGCCAAAAAGCGCTAATGCCATCGCTGCAGTACTCACAGCGGCAAGCGCCACCAGAATATTTCTGCGAAGACTAACAAATGATTCTTCAATTAGGAATATTAATCTATCGACAATCGTACGCATAAGAACTTTTTTGTTCGTCCCTTGTAACTATCCCATGGTCAAGCTCGATAACACGTTTTAGCATCCGATCTACCATTAGAGAATCGTGGGTGGCAACAACAATGGTAGTGCCGCGGATATTGATCTGATTGAGAATTTGCATAATGTCCCAGGAAGTATCAGGGTCGAGGTGGCCGGTTGGCTCGTCAGCTAAAAGCAAAACGGGATTGTTTGCGATTGCTCGAGCAATGGCCACACGCTGAATTTCACCGCCGGAAAGCTCGTTCGGGTAAGCATTCGCCTTCCTGGTTAAACCTACTCGTTCTAACACTTCATCCACACGGGGACGAACCTCTTTGGCGGGGATACCGATAACGCGTAACGCATAGGCGATGTTCTCCCACACGCGCTTATTCGGCAGTAAAGCATTATCTTGTGGAATAATTCCCATTTCACGGCGAAGATAAGGGATTCTACGCGCGTTCATGCTCGTGTAATCATGCCCATTTACACAAATAGAGCCTTCTCTAGGTTGGACTTCACACGTGAGTAGTTTGATGAGTGTTGACTTCCCTGCACCGGTTGACCCGACGAGAAAAACGAACTCACCTTTTTCTATTGTAAGACTGACAGAGGTGAGCGCCACCATATGATTGGCAAAGACGACACTCACTTTATTTAAGCCTACCATCCCGATCCCTCACACGCCCCTTATGAACTAAATTATGTCACGGGGACTCTGCTTTGTCAATTCAAATTTCGAAGGTTCGAGGTTAGTATCGTCCTGAATTTGATGATTACAGATTAAGCTGCGAAATTTAAGAACTCTTCTTGGCCCGATAAATAATAACTTCGCACGGTGCAGAACGAAGCAGACTGACGATACGTGGAGTGACATCGTGTGAAGGATCGATGACGGTTGGAATAGTGACTACTAATGTCTCGATATTAAGTTCATTTGCCAACCGCACCAAAGTTTCCGACCAATCACGAGTGCGTTGAACGTGACGGATCACTGCGACCCCCTGCTTTGGCTAATCGTTCAACATCTTCTAAGGCTAAGCGAGCATGAGCTTCCTTTTCTGGAAGGGGCGCTCCTATGGGGAGGGCGCGGGGGATTTCTATACAATAAATCAAGTGTACAGGCGCCTTACGATAATTGGCTATCATGCAGGACAGCCGAAGGGCTTGATACTCATCATCCTTAGAATCACTGATTGATAACAGTAGGCCATGAGTGGTAGACGGCAACATCTCCTTCTCAGT is a genomic window of bacterium containing:
- a CDS encoding DNA-processing protein DprA: LKQLPDPPMVIFTRGTLDAMAGPKLAIVGTRSPDNAARSYAETLAFRLAQADNVIVSGFAAGIDKAAHFGTMKAKGRTIAVLGSNLDAVRMPSSSPDVDELRNYTMKHGLFITEQTQLWCNQSRNAVVAALMARNRIIAALADATIVIASSGSGGALHTAERARRLGKRVWIVDWRDNRYLGNLKLLLGGAGSLPDEPNEAAEVIINASRSAYSG
- a CDS encoding peptidoglycan DD-metalloendopeptidase family protein; amino-acid sequence: MKRCGWLFIVVVLLLTSSVGLDAKKRTKRTPTNPKKHQQLTKKLQVVENRIKNVRIKLKVKKLEKAEVSARLQLIEGQLNVAQTSLQRTQDQLDSSRDMQLAIANRLQITKDKLALRRTLLAKRIHAGFVEGRVETVSVILGSRSMRDLMSRGDAIQRISAQDNKLYKEVREMKNQLAADKLVQDGVVKEVSRLENTQKAEATVLYNTMDEKSKILKQVENDEQLLKEQLDELAAQSQQIEQSIQALYKTPAFKNRAQVRWHGSLQYPQARISSSYGMRVHPIAHVYKMHTGTDYSMGYGTPIHAAADGIVIAARSMGGYGNVVIIDHGSSISTLYGHCSSLSVSDGQSVKSGQVVAYVGSTGYSTGPHLHFEVRKNGKPIDPMSFH
- a CDS encoding permease-like cell division protein FtsX; amino-acid sequence: MRTIVDRLIFLIEESFVSLRRNILVALAAVSTAAMALALFGAFTWFAYGLNNFTSTWPEIFDVVVYMNTDASPENISATESRIRAIHDVNTIGYQTKDQNWTKFQVENKEKMGDLSDIPNPLTDTFSFKVSKLNRSDVIAAAIKRMPGVEKVQYLQKEQRTVLRIIQIVRVTGAAVSTALMLVAMLLIYNAIRLTVVARRREIMVMQLVGASASTIRIPFVLEAVYQGVLGGIIASLILWAVVQPIPEVVNNLNIPGIHLVLTAKQLWVVLGGLSLCGGLAGCVCGILAVHRFLRV
- the ftsE gene encoding cell division ATP-binding protein FtsE, which gives rise to MVGLNKVSVVFANHMVALTSVSLTIEKGEFVFLVGSTGAGKSTLIKLLTCEVQPREGSICVNGHDYTSMNARRIPYLRREMGIIPQDNALLPNKRVWENIAYALRVIGIPAKEVRPRVDEVLERVGLTRKANAYPNELSGGEIQRVAIARAIANNPVLLLADEPTGHLDPDTSWDIMQILNQINIRGTTIVVATHDSLMVDRMLKRVIELDHGIVTRDEQKSSYAYDCR